Genomic window (Aquimarina sp. BL5):
GCCACTCCTATTGTAGATGGAAATGTAAAAACAGATTTGCTGTTCCCAGAAATAGCCATTAATGGTGGATTAGGTATCGTATTAGCTGTGGCTTTTATTCTTGGACTAGTTGCTGCGGCATATAGTAGTGCTGATAGCGCACTGACGTCTCTAACAACCTCTTTTTGTATTGATTTTTTGGGAATTGAGAAAAGAGATCAAAAAGATCAAGTAGCTATCCGAAAGAAGACCCATATTGCGATGAGCATCTTATTGATCATTGTGATTATAATTTTCAAACATGTATTAACTGAAAATGTAATCAGTAATTTACTAACTGTGGCTACTTTTACGTACGGTCCATTACTAGGATTATTTGCTTTCGGAATTTTTACCAATTATAAAATAAAAGATCAATATACTTGGATCGTAGCCTTGATCTCTGTTCTGGTTATTGTTGGTGTATGGAAAATACCTTCTGAGTTAATTGGTGGGTATAAAATTGGTTATGAATTACTCCCTCTCAATGGATTACTTACATTTTTGGGATTAATATTGATTCGTAGAAAGTAATACTAAAGTACAAGCTACCTCAGCTTCAATATTAGCTTGCTTCAGGATACTATAAAATTCAGGATTTTCAGTTCCCGGATTAAAAATGACTCTTTTCGGTTGAAGACTTACTATATATTCATAATACTGCTGCTGACGTGCAGGATTAAGATATAACGTAATAGTATCAATATCATCAAAATCAATTAAATCAGTCTCTATTTTAATCCCAGAAACTTCTCCTTCTCGAAGACCAATCGCAACGACACTTTGTTTATGATTTACCAGTCTATGAATAGCTAGATTAGAATATCGATTAGATTTTAAGGAAGCTCCTAACACCAAGGTCTTTTTAAACATATCACTTAATAATTTAACCGCAAAATAAAGTTAATACCTTAGTGTTTCACGCTGTAAACGTTAAAAATAAACCTAAAAATGTTAAAAACAAAAACGACCTGTAACATAAGCCTTATCTCTCGCGTCTTATAAGAAAGAAATATTATTTTCATAGATTTAGTTAGTTAGTTACTTAATAATCAAATTTTATTCATAGTTGATGGTTAGTGTTACTATTTGATTATTATAGAGAACCGCCCCTTATTCAGGGGCGGTTTTTGATTTTATAATTTATTGTTAAAAAAAGACCTAAGGTGTAACAGTTTTTACTCTAAGTCGTCATATACGAAACACGCCTAATCAACGTGAATAATAATGAAAAACAAGCACTGATGTATTATGCTATACAAAGTACAGTGTTTAACATAAAAATCAATCAAATAAACGTTCAGATGAAAACAATCAATCTACTTGGCCAGTATACTGGTCCAAAACTAATTCTCTTATTCCTATCATTATGTTGCACGATAGCAACAGCACAACCCAATAACGATGCAATTGTAGGTACAGTAACAGGAAAAGTAATCGATAAAGGGCTTAACCAACCTATACCTTACGCCACTATTATTATTAATGATGGGGCTGAAAAATTAATCAGTGGTGGTATTACAAAAGATGATGGAACTTTTTTAATTACAGATGTTCCAAAAGGAAATTATACTTTAAAAATACAGTTCATCGGATATACTAGTTATACACAACCTATTGAAATTTCTAGAAAAAGTAAGGATATAGATGTAGGTGTCATTTCTTTAGAAGAAGAAGCCCAAGCATTAGACGATGTCACTATTATTGCAGAACGAACGACAATCGAGCAAAAAATCGACAGAAAGGTTATTAATATCGGAAAAGACCTAACAACTACAGGAGGTACTGCCGCTGAAATTATGCAAAATATTCCATCAGTAAATGTAGATCAAGATGGTAATATTGCATTGCGTGGCAATCCCAATGTACAAATATTAATAGATGGTAAACCAACCAATATTTCCCCAACACAATTATTGAAACAAATTCCTTCTACTTCTATTAAATCTGTAGAGTTAATTACCAATCCATCTGCTAAATACAATCCAGAAGGAATGAGCGGTATTATTAATATTGTATTACGAAAAAATGCCAATATCGGATTTAATGGAAACATAAATCTAGGCGTAAATTGGGATAAAAATGCTCGATTTAATAGTTCTATTGATCTAAATTACAGAAGTGGCAAGATCAATGTGTATGGAAATTATGGTGCAAATATTACAAAAAACTTAAATCAAGGTTTTGTTTTTAGAGGAGATCAAAATTATAGAACTGATTTTCGTTTTCGGGATAATAACAAATCCCATTTGTTTAAGGTCGGATTCGATTATTATATCAACGATCAGAATACAATATCCTTTTACACCAATCAAAATTTATTTGATGGTGCCACTGCTGGAACAACAGATATCCTGTTTTTTGACACACCAGAAGGAAACATTTTTCAAGATCTTATAAATAACAATAATAATCTTGGGTCTACGTATAACTTTGATTATAAGCATGATTTTAAAAAAGAAGGTCATAACATAGAACTAGAAGTTGATTACAATGTGTTCGATGGAGATAGCGACGATGATTTTAACTTTATTGGAGGATCTACATTAGATTATAATGATATATTAAATAATGAAAGGACAAACACAACAATCAACTTAGATTATATAAATCCTTTATCAGAAAAGGCAAAACTAGAACTAGGGTATGAAGGTCGATTAAGACGAACTGATAACGAATATCAATCTACCTTGTTTGACGATTCTAAGTATCAATACGACAGAGATATTCATGCACTATACGCTACTTATGGAAAGAACTATGAGAAGTGGTCTTATCAAGTTGGAGCAAGACTGGAAAGCTATCAAGTAGAAGCAATTTTTAATGATGAAAAAGTATTTGAAGATGATATTTTCACAATTTATCCATCTGCATACCTAAGCTATACTCCAGGTGAAAAGAATAGCTATCAATTAAGTTATAGTCGAAGAGTAGATAGACCAGGATTAAATCAGGTTAATCCAATTAGAGAATGGAGTACCCCAAGAATTACTTCTAGAGGAAATCCTGAATTAGATCCCCAATTCACAAACTCAATTGAGTTAAATTATACTCGTAAACTAAAAGGAGGCTCTATCACGGCCGGAACCTTTTATCGTTTGATAAATGACGAAATTAATCAGACTTTATTAGCTGATCCAACTGTAGAGGAAGGTCAGATACTTACTTTTGAAAATTTTGATAATAATTCTGCTTATGGAATTGAGGTTTCCAGTAATTATCGTCCAACAAAATGGTGGAATTTTAATGCAAGTTTTGATCTCTATGCACAAACGCAAAAAGGTATTGTAGAAGACGTAGTAGAAGTTAATGGAATGAATGAAATCATTCAAGTATCTAGTGAAGTGGATGCTGTTGTTTATAATTTTAGAATGAATAATAATTTTAAAGCTACCAAAAACTTAACATTTCAATTATTCGGGTTTTACAGAGGTGAGCAAGAAGGAATTCAATTTAAAACAAAGCCATTCTATTTCGTGAATACTGGAGCGCGTTATAATTTCTTACAAGGGAAAGCAACTGCAAGTATTAATTTTAACGATATTTTTAATACAATGCGCTTTAGGTTTTCTGGAGATTTTCCGTTCGAACAAAATGGAGAATTTCAGGGAGAAACACGAACAATTTTTCTTGGATTATCATATCGCTTTGGTAGTGGAAAGAACAGAAAAGTTTCCAGAAAAAGAAGAGATAAAAATGAAAAATCCGGTGGAGGGATACTTTAGAAAAATTAAATAATATGTTAATTTGATAAATTATTCGCATATTATTTGTTAAATTTAAATATTAATTAAAGAAAAACCCCATAAGTTAAATAAATGTAAAAAAAACATCGTTTTTGTAACACTATCCAAATTGTTACGTCTATTATAGTACCATTATGGTTATAATTTATTTGAATTAGCCTTTAAAGAAAAAAAATAACCCGGTAACAAAAAAATCGCGAAACTAAGTTAGTTTCGCGATTTTTATTTTATTGAAATTTTAATATCTTTTACTACCACTTAATAATTGCACTCCCCCAAGTAAAACCACTTCCAAAAGCTGCCAATACGACTACATCACCTTCTTTAATTTTTCCTTCTTCCCAAGCCTCTGTTAAAGCAATTGGAATTGAAGCCGCGGTAGTATTACCATATCGTTGAATATTATTGTATACATGATCATCCGAAAGTCTAAATTGCTTTTGCACAAATTGAGAAATTCTAAGATTAGCCTGATGCGGTATTAACATATTAATATCCGTAGCAGTAAGATTGTTTTTCTGTAATCCTTCATTGATAACTTCAGAAAAGCGCACTACTGCATTCTTAAATACAAATTGACCATTCATGTATGGGTAATAAGGTATATTTTCCTGGTTGTTTTCTTCTATAATCTCAGGAACCCAATGCTCTGTGCTTGGTCCTTCTAATGATAATTCCTTAGCATGCGCTCCTTCACTATGTAAATGTGTAGATAATACACCACTTCCATCTTCTTTTTCATTTCTCGATAACACCATTGCTCCTGCTCCATCACCGAATATCACAGAAACTCCTCTACCCCTTGTAGTCATATCAAGTCCTCCACTATGATTTTCACTACCTATAATCAAAACGTTCTTATACATCCCCGTTTTAATAAACTGATCTCCTACAGATAATGCATATACGAATCCGCTACATTGGTTACGGACATCAAGTGCTGGTATGGTACTCATATCCATCATATCCTGAACTCTAACTCCTCCTCCTGGGAAATACATATCCGGACTCAATGTTGCAAAAATGATAAGATCTATATCATCTTTTGTTAACTTTGCTCTTTCTATAGCTATTTTTGCCGCTTTTACCCCCATAACAGAAGTACTATTTCCATCTCCTTTTTTAATATGGCGTCTTTCTTTTATACCGGTACGTTCTTGGATCCAGGCATCATTGGTATCCATTACTTTAGAAAGATCATCATTAGTTACAACGTTTTCAGGAACATAGCTACCTAATCCTGTTACTTTTGAAGTATACATATATTATAATATTGAGTGTGTATTGTCTGTAATTATAGCATATTACTTGTAATGCTAAAAATACAGAAGAGCAAGATATGTATTCTTCTCTTTTTGATAAAAGAAACCGCAATCTTATTATATGCACGCATAACAAATCATCGCATTACACATATTCTATTAAATTAGAAAAGAAGTATAAAGTAATAATATATGTACTAAAAATAATACATCCTATAAAACAAACTATCTTGTAATAAGAACCTTCGTTAAAACTTTAATATCTGCTTGGTAATTTTATGTATATTATCTGAAACCTCAACTGTATACACTCCAGAAGGGAAAGAGGTTAAGGACAAAGTATTCCTTCTGGATAAGTTACATTTGGTTTTAATCATTTTTCCTTTCTTATCATATATCGAATAAGATACGTTAGCATCTTCCTTATCCAGATCGATATAAATCGTATTTAACAATTGGTTTAAATATATAGAAAATGTAGAATCTAAAGCTTTTTCTAAATTATTCTGAAGTATTGATTGTGTATTCATATCTAAATTATTTTTCATTTCTCATCTGAAATTTAGAATGCATATTCCTAAATCAAAGCAAGTTATGAGGTTCTTTCTTGTTAAAACTAAGTAATCTAGATGTTTCATAAGAGCAAGAACTTTTTAGAAAATTCCTTTTTTTCGATTAATGACCAATAAAATCTATATAAAGTGTTTTCTCTATTTAACAGATCAACTACAGATTTTTTAAAATGCGAAAGGCACGCCAACCACAGCATGCCTTTCTAACAACCTAACCAATAAATAAACAAACCAAAGCCAGTCTGAAGACTGACTAAAGGTACTTTTCGAAATTTTTAACACGAATTGTTGCTCCTAGATCGTGTAATAAGTTATACAAACCAAAAAATGTTCTGTTGATATACAAGAAGTGTTTACTGCCTCTATTACCATTCATTTTTCTCAGCTCTGTGTCTTTAGAATATTTTTCACTCAATTCTGTTATTGCTCCCCAGAACTTTTCATCTGCAAAATCAAATATTTCCATCTGAAAAGGAGTAGTAAAAAGACTTAACATCTCGTGGAATAACTCCGAGAAGAAAGCTCTTTCTTCTGGAGAATCATCTTCTCGAAGTATTTCCAACTCAAACATTTTCAGGGCAAAAAAATCGGGGTCCTCTATGTTTTCTTTTTCAGCCAATTCAAAATAAGGAGTATAAAACTCTAACGGAACTTTCTTTACACAGCCAAAATCTATTGCTATTAAATTATCATCCTTATCGACTAAGAAGTTACCAGGATGTGGATCTGCATGAACTGCTTTGAGGATATGCATTTGATACATATAAAAATCCCAAAGCGCCTGTCCTATTTTATTGGCTTTTTCCTGATCTGTATTTTGCTTAGCGAATTCACTAAGGTGAACACCATCCATCCAATCCATCGTAATAATACGTTTGCTGGATAATTCTTCATAATACTTAGGAAAAGTAAGATTAGGGATTCTGGAACAAGCTCCAGTTATTTCTTTACTTTGTTGTACTTCTAAAACATAATCTGTCTCTTCTAAAAGCTTTCCTTCCAATTCCTGAAAATATTTATCAGAATCTTTACCTTTTAAATTAAACATTCTGATGGCGATGGGTTTTACCATCGCCAAATCAGAACTTATACTGTCTGCAACTCCAGGATATTGAATTTTCACAGCAAGTTTTTTCCCGTCTTTAGATGCCTTATGTACCTGTCCGATACTAGCGGCGTTAACAGATTGAGTTGCAAACGTATCATATAAATCTTCCGGATACTTTCCGTGATATTTTTTGAATGTTCTTCTAACTAATGGTGCAGACAATGGAGGAACACTAAATTGCGCTAAAGAAAATTTCTCTACATACGCATTAGGTAATATATTTTTCTCCATCGAAAGCATTTGCGCTACTTTTAGCGCGCTACCTTTTAGGTTTTTTAATCCATCATAGATATCAGCAGCATTATTCTCATTAAGCTGATCTCTAGTAGTATTAGGATTAATAGCTTTTTTACTATAGTATTTAAGATAATTTCCACCTACCTTAACACCCGTCTTAACCAGCTCTGTTGTCCTTCCTATTTTTGTAGTTGGTATTTTATCTATAGTCTTCATTGTATATTTTTAGTCTCTTTATGATTTGATTATCCTCTGTAATTAATTCCACATTGTCTTTTCTTTCCAAAGAAATTTTCCAAAATCCAAAACACTACTCAGTGGCGTATTATCAAATAAATCAAATATTGTATTAACAGATTTCTCTATTGCAATGTCAGTTTTTTCGAATCCAGCAGATTCATCGTCCATCCAAAATTTTAAAAGAAATAAAAACTGTAACCAAGCACCTTCTGAATATACCGCAACAGGATTTTTCGCAATTCGAAACATTTTATCGTCATTATCTACCTCAATAAGTTCTTTGGCGAAATCTTTAATATGTTTTCGAAGTCCTTTTAACTGACCCATATTCTTTAGAGGCATTTCGTGATACTTTAAAGCAAATAACACATAACTACGATTTAGCGTTAATAACTCAAAAAATGTGTAAAAGAAAGTGAGCATTTTATCTTTACTAGATAATTTATCGTACTCTTCGTTACTATTCATTGCATCTATAGTAGTACTAAAAAAAGTATTCCAAATTCTTTTATTCACACTATCTAAACTACCGAAGAAACTATAAAATTCTTCTTCTTTTATTTTAGATTCTTTGCAGAACTTAAATACCGATTTAGGATAAGAATCGTGCTCTAAAGCGTAATTCATATAATTCGTAATGATATAATGACTATCAATTGTCTGTTTCTTTTTTGGAGAGGCCATAATTACTAATTTACAGTGTAAAGATAATGATTGTTTAACTTTTTTGTAAAAAACCTAAACAAAAAATTTGTTAAAGTTGTTTCAGAAAAAATGAAACTTAATTTAAACGTTTTACCATAGACGAAACAATGTTACTATCCTTACGTTTTATCAATCCCTCTCTTATTTCTGTGTCAGTTTGTCAGCAATGTAGAATTGGTATTTTTTTTGACTATAAAGAGTCCAGTAGTGATAATTAAAATTAAAACATAAATAAAATGGCAACAGGAAGTATTAATGTATCAGTAGAAAACATTTTTCCTTTGATTAAAAAATTCTTGTATTCTGATCATGAGATCTTTTTACGAGAGTTAATATCTAACGCAACAGATGCGACTCTAAAACTAAAACATTTAACGAATATTGGTGAAGCTAAGGTAGAATATGGCGATCCTAGGATTGAAGTTAAAATTGACAAAGAAAATAAACTCCTGCATATCATTGATCAAGGGATTGGTATGACAGCGGAAGAGGTTGAAAAATATATCAATCAGGTAGCTTTTTCTGGTGCTGAAGAATTCTTAGAGAAATATAAAGACAGCGCGAAAGATTCTGGAATTATTGGACATTTTGGTTTAGGGTTCTACTCGGCATTTATGGTGGCTAATAAAGTAGAAATTATTACAAAATCATATACAGACGCACCAGCAGCACACTGGACTTGTGATGGCTCTCCTACTTATACAATAGAAGCCCACGATAAAACTGAAAGAGGAACAGAAATCATCCTACATATTGGAGAAGATGATACAGAATTCCTTGAAGAAAGTAGAATCAGTGAATTATTGGTAAAATATAATAAGTTTATGCCCGTTTCGATTAAATTCGGAACTAAAACAGAAACATTACCAAAACCAGAAGGAGCTAAAGAAGAAGATCCAGCACCTACTCAGGAAGTAGATAACATCATAAACAATCCTAATCCGGCTTGGACTAAACAACCTGCTGATCTAAAAGATGAAGATTATAAAGGTTTTTATAGAGAGTTGTATCCAATGCAGTTCGAAGAGCCTTTATTTAATATCCACCTTAACGTAGATTATCCATTTAACCTTACAGGGATTTTATATTTCCCTAAGCTTGGACAGGATATGAATATGCAAAAGGATAAAATTCAATTATATCAAAATCAAGTTTTCGTAACGGATAATGTAGAAGGTATTGTTCCTGAATTTTTAACAATGCTTCGTGGTGTTATTGATTCTCCTGACATTCCGTTAAATGTTTCTAGATCTTATTTACAAGCAGATGGTGCTGTAAAGAAAATCTCTAGTTATATCACACGTAAAGTGGCGGATAAACTGAATTCTTTATTCAAAAATGATAGAGAAGATTTTGAAAAGAAATGGAATGATATTAAAGTAGTGATCGAATATGGAATGCTTTCTGAAGATAAGTTCTTCGAAAAAGCTGATAAATTTGCATTATACCCTACTGTTGATGGCACCTATTTCACTTTTGAAGAATTACAGGAAAAAATAAAAGAAAATCAAACAGATAAAGATAATAAACTAGTTGTCTTATATGCTTCTGATAAAGATGAGCAACATGCATATATCGCTTCGGCAAAAGATAAAGGATACGAAGTATTATTGCTAGATTCACCGATTGTTTCGCATCTGATCCAGAAACTAGAAACTAGTAAAGAAAATATTTCTTTTGTTCGTGTAGATGGTGATCATATCGATAACCTGATTAAAAAAGACGAGGAAACTATTTCTAAACTATCAGATGAAGAAAAAGATGCGTTAAAAGTTGATCTAGAAAAAGTGATTCCTGCTGATAAATATACGGTTCAGTTAGAAGCTATGGATAGTAATGCTTCTCCGTTTATAATTACACAACCAGAGTTTATGCGTCGTATGAAAGAGATGCAGCAAACTGGCGGCGGTGGAATGAATATGTTTGGTAATATGCCAGAGATGTACAATCTAATTGTGAATACAAATCATGAGTTGATTGGACAAATTAAAGACACTAAAACCGATAAAAAGAAGGAGCGCTTGATAAAGCAATCACTGGATTTAGCAAGATTATCACAGAATTTACTTAAAGGTGAAGAATTGACTGAATTTGTAAAACGTAGTTTTGAGATGATTAAATAAAGAAATTAGATATTAGATCGCTAACGCTATTAGATATTAGACCGCTTTGCTATTAAACAGTAGAGCGGTTTTTTATTTCTACCTTTTTATAACATATTTTATTATTTTTACAATATCACTTTCCGTATGGATAATAATACAAATGAGGAATACAATTTATCTTTTCGTACTTATACTATCAGTTTGTTTTAAAACAAATGGACAAGAAATCGTTTCGGGTTATTTACACTTGGAAAACTCTGAGAATTGGGAGCAAAAAGTAAATTTAAGCAAAGTACAATTAAACGGTAAGGCTAATGGACATACCTATATACCTATTGCTTCTTCCGTTCTTTCTAAAGAAGGATACTTCTCTTTTGATCAAAAATGGTTTGATAACAAAGATCACATATATAGAATTCATGTAAATCCAATTAAATCAATATCAAGACGCACAGGTCTTGCTAAAAATTCTAAGTTATTTATTTTATCAAAAAATGACTCCATTTATTTTAAAAAAGGAACATCACCATTTGATTCCTATACTACCAATAATAAGGCTCACAAGGAATGGGAACAACTAAAAAAATTCGAATCTAAATTTGAAAGTCTACACGACGATTTTGATACGGAAAAGTACTTACTTAGAACCAAAGGATATGTAAAAGACTCCTTGCAAATTCTTCTGGTAAAATTAATAAGTATTAAAAAACTTGATGATAAGAAATTACTAGAAAAAGATATTAAAGAAAATACTGCTTATTATACCAGCTTATTAAAAGAATTAAAATCAAGTGAAATCGATCCTGCGCTATTCTTGTATCTAGAGAATAAACTTTCTTTAGTTTATTTAGAAAATACTGATGAAAAATATTCCATTAGTGTAGTACTAAATGGTATAGCTGGATTGGTTATTACATTTCTTGTTCTTTTAATTTTCAGAAGACGACGAAATCGTAATAATAATGATTTAGTGCCTTTAAGTAAACAAGAAAATACTATAAAGGAGTTAATCATTTCCGGAAAAAGCAATAAGGAAATTGCCAATGAACTGTTTATTAGCATCAACACTGTAAAAACACATATCTCCAACATTTACAGTAAATTACACATTACTAGCCGAAAAGAATTATTGTTAAAAAAATAAAATCATACTAGTACTAGTACTTTATTACATCTTCTAACGCCTCACTTTTTTAAATTTTTACTCGTCATTTGATTACCTAAAAAAGGCAATCAATACAAATGAATATATCTCTTTTTAAAAAGTGGAATCGTATACTGGGTTGGACCGTATTTCTTATTTCTTTACTAGTCTATATTAATACAGTAGAACCTACAAATA
Coding sequences:
- a CDS encoding CoA-binding protein yields the protein MFKKTLVLGASLKSNRYSNLAIHRLVNHKQSVVAIGLREGEVSGIKIETDLIDFDDIDTITLYLNPARQQQYYEYIVSLQPKRVIFNPGTENPEFYSILKQANIEAEVACTLVLLSTNQY
- a CDS encoding TonB-dependent receptor domain-containing protein, translated to MKTINLLGQYTGPKLILLFLSLCCTIATAQPNNDAIVGTVTGKVIDKGLNQPIPYATIIINDGAEKLISGGITKDDGTFLITDVPKGNYTLKIQFIGYTSYTQPIEISRKSKDIDVGVISLEEEAQALDDVTIIAERTTIEQKIDRKVINIGKDLTTTGGTAAEIMQNIPSVNVDQDGNIALRGNPNVQILIDGKPTNISPTQLLKQIPSTSIKSVELITNPSAKYNPEGMSGIINIVLRKNANIGFNGNINLGVNWDKNARFNSSIDLNYRSGKINVYGNYGANITKNLNQGFVFRGDQNYRTDFRFRDNNKSHLFKVGFDYYINDQNTISFYTNQNLFDGATAGTTDILFFDTPEGNIFQDLINNNNNLGSTYNFDYKHDFKKEGHNIELEVDYNVFDGDSDDDFNFIGGSTLDYNDILNNERTNTTINLDYINPLSEKAKLELGYEGRLRRTDNEYQSTLFDDSKYQYDRDIHALYATYGKNYEKWSYQVGARLESYQVEAIFNDEKVFEDDIFTIYPSAYLSYTPGEKNSYQLSYSRRVDRPGLNQVNPIREWSTPRITSRGNPELDPQFTNSIELNYTRKLKGGSITAGTFYRLINDEINQTLLADPTVEEGQILTFENFDNNSAYGIEVSSNYRPTKWWNFNASFDLYAQTQKGIVEDVVEVNGMNEIIQVSSEVDAVVYNFRMNNNFKATKNLTFQLFGFYRGEQEGIQFKTKPFYFVNTGARYNFLQGKATASINFNDIFNTMRFRFSGDFPFEQNGEFQGETRTIFLGLSYRFGSGKNRKVSRKRRDKNEKSGGGIL
- a CDS encoding 3-oxoacyl-ACP synthase III family protein, which encodes MYTSKVTGLGSYVPENVVTNDDLSKVMDTNDAWIQERTGIKERRHIKKGDGNSTSVMGVKAAKIAIERAKLTKDDIDLIIFATLSPDMYFPGGGVRVQDMMDMSTIPALDVRNQCSGFVYALSVGDQFIKTGMYKNVLIIGSENHSGGLDMTTRGRGVSVIFGDGAGAMVLSRNEKEDGSGVLSTHLHSEGAHAKELSLEGPSTEHWVPEIIEENNQENIPYYPYMNGQFVFKNAVVRFSEVINEGLQKNNLTATDINMLIPHQANLRISQFVQKQFRLSDDHVYNNIQRYGNTTAASIPIALTEAWEEGKIKEGDVVVLAAFGSGFTWGSAIIKW
- a CDS encoding T9SS type A sorting domain-containing protein; the encoded protein is MKNNLDMNTQSILQNNLEKALDSTFSIYLNQLLNTIYIDLDKEDANVSYSIYDKKGKMIKTKCNLSRRNTLSLTSFPSGVYTVEVSDNIHKITKQILKF
- a CDS encoding AarF/ABC1/UbiB kinase family protein; this translates as MKTIDKIPTTKIGRTTELVKTGVKVGGNYLKYYSKKAINPNTTRDQLNENNAADIYDGLKNLKGSALKVAQMLSMEKNILPNAYVEKFSLAQFSVPPLSAPLVRRTFKKYHGKYPEDLYDTFATQSVNAASIGQVHKASKDGKKLAVKIQYPGVADSISSDLAMVKPIAIRMFNLKGKDSDKYFQELEGKLLEETDYVLEVQQSKEITGACSRIPNLTFPKYYEELSSKRIITMDWMDGVHLSEFAKQNTDQEKANKIGQALWDFYMYQMHILKAVHADPHPGNFLVDKDDNLIAIDFGCVKKVPLEFYTPYFELAEKENIEDPDFFALKMFELEILREDDSPEERAFFSELFHEMLSLFTTPFQMEIFDFADEKFWGAITELSEKYSKDTELRKMNGNRGSKHFLYINRTFFGLYNLLHDLGATIRVKNFEKYL
- a CDS encoding TetR family transcriptional regulator C-terminal domain-containing protein; protein product: MASPKKKQTIDSHYIITNYMNYALEHDSYPKSVFKFCKESKIKEEEFYSFFGSLDSVNKRIWNTFFSTTIDAMNSNEEYDKLSSKDKMLTFFYTFFELLTLNRSYVLFALKYHEMPLKNMGQLKGLRKHIKDFAKELIEVDNDDKMFRIAKNPVAVYSEGAWLQFLFLLKFWMDDESAGFEKTDIAIEKSVNTIFDLFDNTPLSSVLDFGKFLWKEKTMWN
- the htpG gene encoding molecular chaperone HtpG encodes the protein MATGSINVSVENIFPLIKKFLYSDHEIFLRELISNATDATLKLKHLTNIGEAKVEYGDPRIEVKIDKENKLLHIIDQGIGMTAEEVEKYINQVAFSGAEEFLEKYKDSAKDSGIIGHFGLGFYSAFMVANKVEIITKSYTDAPAAHWTCDGSPTYTIEAHDKTERGTEIILHIGEDDTEFLEESRISELLVKYNKFMPVSIKFGTKTETLPKPEGAKEEDPAPTQEVDNIINNPNPAWTKQPADLKDEDYKGFYRELYPMQFEEPLFNIHLNVDYPFNLTGILYFPKLGQDMNMQKDKIQLYQNQVFVTDNVEGIVPEFLTMLRGVIDSPDIPLNVSRSYLQADGAVKKISSYITRKVADKLNSLFKNDREDFEKKWNDIKVVIEYGMLSEDKFFEKADKFALYPTVDGTYFTFEELQEKIKENQTDKDNKLVVLYASDKDEQHAYIASAKDKGYEVLLLDSPIVSHLIQKLETSKENISFVRVDGDHIDNLIKKDEETISKLSDEEKDALKVDLEKVIPADKYTVQLEAMDSNASPFIITQPEFMRRMKEMQQTGGGGMNMFGNMPEMYNLIVNTNHELIGQIKDTKTDKKKERLIKQSLDLARLSQNLLKGEELTEFVKRSFEMIK
- a CDS encoding response regulator transcription factor, producing MRNTIYLFVLILSVCFKTNGQEIVSGYLHLENSENWEQKVNLSKVQLNGKANGHTYIPIASSVLSKEGYFSFDQKWFDNKDHIYRIHVNPIKSISRRTGLAKNSKLFILSKNDSIYFKKGTSPFDSYTTNNKAHKEWEQLKKFESKFESLHDDFDTEKYLLRTKGYVKDSLQILLVKLISIKKLDDKKLLEKDIKENTAYYTSLLKELKSSEIDPALFLYLENKLSLVYLENTDEKYSISVVLNGIAGLVITFLVLLIFRRRRNRNNNDLVPLSKQENTIKELIISGKSNKEIANELFISINTVKTHISNIYSKLHITSRKELLLKK